In a genomic window of Nodosilinea sp. E11:
- a CDS encoding class I SAM-dependent methyltransferase, protein MTTTKLKPDWAGDDLLSKLVNRAIQTPALYALMKRQARQVMIKTAEKNGVPWRQTCIDLDTPEMRQRLEALTNPAVVYPDYYQVPFHAYSEGNLCWQAAFEAAPATYAMALRIWPQEDMSWQAAQDRLRQSFLAVLDQHGPAQVTDILDIGCSVGISTLSVHRHYAQTTDPEQPVRTVGLDLSPYMLAVAQAQDPNGEIAQWVHGAAESTGFADASFDVVTMQFVTHELPRAATQAIFAEALRVLRPGGALAIVDNNPQSPVIQALPPVLFTLMKSTEPWSDDYYTFDLEAALQAAGFESLVIVPSDPRHRTLVARKRG, encoded by the coding sequence ATGACCACGACCAAACTCAAGCCTGACTGGGCGGGCGACGATCTGCTCTCCAAACTCGTCAACCGTGCCATTCAAACCCCGGCCCTCTATGCACTGATGAAGCGCCAGGCCCGCCAGGTGATGATCAAAACCGCCGAAAAAAACGGTGTTCCCTGGCGGCAGACCTGCATCGATTTAGATACGCCCGAGATGCGTCAGCGGCTAGAGGCGCTGACTAACCCAGCGGTGGTCTATCCCGACTATTACCAGGTGCCTTTTCACGCCTACAGCGAGGGCAATTTGTGTTGGCAGGCCGCCTTTGAGGCGGCCCCCGCTACCTACGCCATGGCCCTGCGCATTTGGCCCCAGGAAGACATGTCCTGGCAGGCCGCCCAAGACCGCCTACGACAGAGCTTTCTGGCGGTGCTCGACCAGCACGGCCCCGCCCAGGTGACTGACATTCTCGATATCGGCTGTTCGGTGGGCATTTCCACCCTCAGCGTCCACCGCCACTACGCCCAAACTACTGATCCAGAGCAGCCGGTGCGCACCGTGGGCCTAGACCTGTCACCCTACATGCTGGCCGTGGCCCAGGCCCAAGACCCCAACGGTGAGATCGCCCAGTGGGTGCATGGGGCAGCAGAGTCTACCGGCTTTGCCGATGCCTCCTTTGATGTGGTGACCATGCAGTTTGTCACCCACGAACTACCCCGTGCCGCTACCCAAGCGATTTTTGCCGAAGCCCTACGTGTGCTAAGGCCCGGCGGTGCCCTGGCGATCGTCGATAACAACCCCCAGTCGCCCGTGATTCAAGCGCTGCCGCCAGTGCTGTTTACGCTGATGAAAAGTACCGAACCCTGGAGCGACGACTACTACACCTTTGATCTGGAGGCGGCGCTGCAGGCTGCCGGATTTGAGTCACTGGTAATAGTACCGAGTGACCCTCGGCATCGGACGCTGGTGGCGCGGAAGAGGGGGTGA
- a CDS encoding HAD family hydrolase, translating into MALDGIILDIDGTLVLSNDAHAESWVESFANHGYEVDFDQVRPMMGMGGDQLMPKLIPELSEAEEPGKTIASDRKDLVLNEYVHQIKSAKGARALVQKMLEAGLHVVIATSASPEELEVMLKIAEVDDLLHEATTSSDADNSKPAPDIVEAAVKKAQMAPDRMVMIADTPYDIEAATQAGVEVIAVRCGGFSDEELTGAIAIYDHPADLLHHYDRSPLGQR; encoded by the coding sequence ATGGCTCTCGACGGCATTATTTTAGACATTGACGGCACCCTGGTTTTGAGCAACGATGCCCACGCCGAGTCCTGGGTTGAGTCTTTTGCCAACCACGGCTATGAGGTAGATTTTGACCAGGTGCGACCGATGATGGGGATGGGTGGCGACCAACTGATGCCAAAGCTGATTCCCGAACTCAGTGAGGCAGAAGAACCCGGTAAGACGATTGCCAGCGATCGCAAAGACTTGGTGCTGAATGAGTATGTGCATCAGATCAAATCGGCCAAAGGCGCGCGGGCATTGGTGCAGAAAATGCTGGAAGCGGGCCTGCATGTCGTGATTGCGACCTCCGCCAGCCCTGAAGAATTAGAGGTCATGCTCAAAATCGCTGAGGTGGACGATCTGCTGCACGAAGCTACTACCTCCAGCGATGCCGACAATTCTAAACCTGCCCCCGACATTGTCGAAGCTGCCGTAAAAAAGGCGCAAATGGCCCCCGATCGCATGGTGATGATCGCCGACACCCCCTACGATATCGAAGCCGCCACCCAAGCCGGAGTAGAGGTGATCGCGGTGCGCTGCGGCGGCTTCAGCGATGAGGAATTAACTGGGGCGATCGCCATCTACGACCACCCTGCCGACTTGCTCCACCACTATGATCGCTCGCCCCTGGGGCAACGGTAG
- a CDS encoding ABC transporter ATP-binding protein, producing the protein MARSQLKKLGTYLNPHRRNVALGVVALLIVNLLGVGIPLLIRNGIDELQVTFSFNRVMYYALIVLVLASVMWVIRMVSRITLFGVGRQVEFDLKQRIFQHLLRMEPAYFGRNTAGELISRATSDVDNIRRLLGFAILSLANTLFAYALTVPVMLSINVRLTLISLIVYPLMLVLVQSFSHRLRNQQLNVQERISDLSDLIQEDMSGIALIKIYAQEANERRAFNRLNTNLLEANLSLARTRNTLFPLLGGLASISLLVILAAGAGAIAEGLLTVGDFVALLLYVERLVFPTALLGFTITAYQRGEVSINRVEEILDAQPMVKTATTAVSLPLEEVRGNLEARQLNYAYPDSKVPALDQVSFKIMPGEQIAIVGPIGSGKSTLANALPRLLDVGPGQLFLDGYDITELPLADLRRAIAYVPQDSFLFSTSINNNIRYGEPTMEFMEVQHAAKQAQMDEEIANFPQHYDTIVGERGITLSGGQRQRTALARALVIDAPILVLDDALSSVDNRTATAILNALSEGTQQKTVLFISHQMSAAATADRIFVMDKGRIVQQGRHDDLVQQPGLYRNLWEQHQLESALR; encoded by the coding sequence ATGGCGCGATCGCAGCTAAAAAAACTCGGCACCTACCTCAACCCCCACCGGCGAAACGTTGCCCTGGGGGTTGTTGCCCTTTTGATTGTCAACCTGCTCGGTGTGGGCATACCGCTGCTGATTCGCAACGGCATTGACGAGTTGCAGGTCACCTTTAGCTTCAACCGGGTGATGTACTACGCGCTGATCGTGCTGGTCTTGGCCTCAGTCATGTGGGTGATTCGCATGGTGTCGCGGATCACGCTGTTTGGGGTAGGTCGCCAGGTCGAGTTTGACCTCAAGCAGCGCATTTTTCAGCACCTGCTGCGCATGGAGCCCGCCTACTTTGGCCGCAACACTGCCGGAGAATTGATCAGCCGCGCCACCAGCGATGTCGACAACATTCGTCGGCTGCTGGGGTTTGCCATTCTCAGCTTGGCCAATACCCTGTTTGCCTACGCGCTGACGGTGCCGGTCATGCTCTCGATCAATGTGCGGCTGACGCTGATTTCGCTGATTGTCTACCCGCTGATGCTGGTACTGGTGCAGAGCTTTAGCCACCGGCTGCGCAACCAGCAGCTCAATGTGCAAGAGCGCATTTCTGACCTCAGCGACCTGATTCAAGAAGACATGAGCGGCATTGCGCTGATCAAAATCTACGCCCAGGAGGCCAACGAGCGCCGCGCCTTTAACCGCCTCAATACCAATCTGCTCGAGGCCAACCTCAGCCTGGCCCGCACCCGCAACACGCTGTTTCCGCTGCTGGGGGGGTTGGCCAGCATTAGCCTGCTGGTGATTTTGGCCGCTGGGGCCGGGGCGATCGCCGAGGGCCTGCTGACGGTGGGCGATTTTGTCGCGCTGCTGCTCTACGTTGAGCGGCTGGTGTTTCCCACGGCGCTGCTGGGCTTTACGATCACCGCCTACCAGCGGGGGGAGGTGAGCATCAATCGGGTCGAAGAAATTCTCGATGCCCAACCCATGGTCAAGACCGCTACCACCGCTGTTTCTCTGCCGCTGGAGGAGGTGAGGGGTAACCTAGAGGCCCGCCAACTCAACTACGCTTACCCCGACAGCAAGGTGCCAGCGCTAGATCAGGTGAGCTTTAAGATTATGCCGGGCGAACAGATTGCGATCGTCGGCCCGATTGGTTCGGGCAAATCGACGCTGGCCAACGCCCTGCCCCGCCTGCTCGATGTTGGCCCCGGCCAGCTGTTTCTCGATGGCTACGACATCACCGAGCTACCCCTGGCCGATCTCAGACGGGCGATCGCCTACGTGCCCCAAGACAGCTTTCTCTTCAGCACCAGCATCAACAACAACATCCGCTACGGCGAGCCGACGATGGAGTTTATGGAGGTGCAGCACGCCGCCAAACAGGCCCAAATGGATGAGGAAATTGCTAACTTTCCCCAGCACTACGACACCATTGTGGGTGAGCGGGGCATTACCCTCTCGGGTGGGCAGCGGCAGCGCACCGCCCTGGCCCGCGCCCTGGTGATTGACGCTCCCATTCTCGTGCTCGACGACGCCCTCTCCAGCGTCGACAACCGCACCGCCACCGCCATTCTCAATGCCCTCTCGGAGGGCACCCAGCAAAAAACCGTGCTGTTTATCTCCCACCAAATGTCGGCTGCCGCCACCGCCGATCGCATCTTTGTAATGGATAAAGGCCGCATTGTGCAGCAGGGCCGCCACGATGACCTGGTGCAGCAGCCTGGCCTCTACCGCAATTTGTGGGAGCAGCACCAGCTCGAATCGGCTCTGCGCTAG
- a CDS encoding YdcF family protein produces the protein MDILNLLTRLLLWLGIGYFLWWILRKFIPAVFLTWFGGAIILALIAAAFLFPEDNTIGVFWQFLAFPLTPLGGVITLLALALGNGVPKANGRMVLVALLILIFSSMPLVARALVNQSENAVQLAYLSQRRLCSDICPAIDEVPVDRAVSIVVVGENADAYRLTNAINSRIDTDNPLDPVLVARLNSAANVYSRISLARPYVTVTAGPRFGTAEEREPLRQAIRQQLVSRGVPSESIRVEATGTDIRATTVDQRNFLTEQQLYTPPARSGPFDRSRANRDANRVVLMAPALTMRRAALAFENEGIQVVAAPTELYSTPALESRDTLARLADLVPNVNALVLTSRYWSELLSSIYYYLRGWLPPFTMQWDQVVETL, from the coding sequence ATGGATATTCTCAATCTGCTTACCCGTCTGTTGCTGTGGCTCGGCATTGGCTACTTTCTGTGGTGGATCCTGAGAAAGTTTATTCCAGCCGTCTTTCTGACCTGGTTTGGCGGGGCCATCATTTTGGCGCTGATTGCTGCCGCGTTTTTATTCCCTGAAGACAATACGATTGGGGTATTTTGGCAGTTTTTAGCCTTTCCACTCACCCCCCTGGGCGGGGTGATCACCCTGCTGGCCCTGGCCCTGGGCAACGGCGTTCCCAAGGCGAATGGGCGAATGGTGCTGGTGGCGCTGCTGATTTTGATCTTTAGCAGCATGCCCCTGGTGGCGCGGGCCTTAGTCAACCAGTCTGAGAATGCGGTGCAGCTGGCCTACCTCAGCCAGCGGCGTCTGTGCAGCGACATTTGCCCGGCCATTGACGAAGTGCCCGTCGATCGAGCGGTGTCGATTGTGGTGGTGGGCGAAAACGCCGATGCCTACCGCCTGACCAACGCCATCAACAGCCGCATTGATACCGATAACCCCCTCGACCCGGTGCTAGTGGCCCGACTCAACAGCGCCGCCAATGTCTATAGCCGCATCAGTTTGGCGCGGCCCTACGTGACGGTCACCGCCGGGCCAAGGTTTGGCACAGCCGAAGAGCGAGAACCCCTCCGGCAGGCCATTCGCCAGCAGTTGGTCAGCCGAGGGGTGCCCTCCGAAAGCATTCGGGTGGAGGCCACCGGCACTGATATTCGAGCGACGACGGTAGATCAACGCAACTTTTTGACCGAGCAGCAACTGTACACCCCGCCTGCTCGTAGCGGCCCCTTTGACCGCAGCCGAGCCAACCGCGATGCCAACCGCGTCGTGCTGATGGCCCCCGCCTTGACCATGCGCCGCGCTGCCCTAGCCTTTGAAAATGAAGGCATTCAGGTGGTCGCAGCCCCTACCGAGTTGTATAGCACTCCGGCCCTCGAAAGCCGCGATACCCTGGCCCGTCTGGCCGACCTGGTGCCTAACGTCAACGCCCTGGTGCTGACCAGCCGCTACTGGAGCGAACTGCTCAGCTCGATCTATTACTATCTGCGAGGCTGGCTGCCTCCCTTCACCATGCAGTGGGATCAGGTCGTTGAAACGCTCTAG
- a CDS encoding SRPBCC family protein, whose product MGEWLDHSVLVDVDVPVETSWDLWSDLEQMPRWMKWIDSVKISDADPEISEWKLASRGLEFTWRSKITNLVTHQIIQWEAIDGLPNRGAIRFYGKDGQSTVKLTVSYSVPAVIKWMDGLFLGRLVEATLQDDLNRFRDYATAAKQSPPA is encoded by the coding sequence ATGGGTGAATGGCTCGATCACAGTGTTTTAGTCGATGTCGATGTGCCGGTGGAAACCTCCTGGGATCTCTGGTCTGACCTGGAGCAAATGCCCCGCTGGATGAAGTGGATCGACTCGGTGAAAATTTCTGACGCTGACCCTGAAATTTCAGAATGGAAGCTGGCCTCGCGGGGGCTAGAGTTTACCTGGCGCTCTAAGATCACCAATCTGGTCACCCACCAAATTATTCAATGGGAAGCGATCGATGGTCTGCCCAACCGAGGCGCAATTCGCTTTTACGGCAAAGACGGCCAGTCTACCGTTAAGCTCACTGTGTCCTATTCGGTACCTGCCGTCATCAAATGGATGGATGGGCTGTTTCTGGGCCGCTTAGTCGAAGCCACCCTGCAAGATGACCTCAACCGCTTTCGCGACTACGCCACAGCGGCCAAGCAGTCACCCCCGGCCTAG
- a CDS encoding DNA methyltransferase: MGLTAQTPTPALVAGLHQSWQKLIDALEPLPGGQRQHYAMVLLTRLIAVVALQQRGYLGGDEWYLHNQFGQSQQRELDGFFAQVLQPLCQQGFTLPYEERPPALNQRFGPLPFVPTGPFRFTALDQRWGHVPLPDAAFEPALNWLADLAASPGGLDAGLGVLLEQMVNAHDGVAVATPAPLLEALCDRTLHATLLDRAETLTGHRPRSTDRLLQALSPAEAGALLTELGQLTLLDPACGSGRFLVAALHQLMELALRLRAIATRDASSPIPAWARPAPNGSTLGLYQHFATHALYGLDLWPPAVELARLWLWLAGVQHISRSVDLATLPDLTLTVVQGNALVGLVRVDDERFDQVPPKRGAKAKAAEPEASLQGNLLQPLLADSYQSVLAERLVRLEHYRSQTQLLAEVGSVPTYAQADFLRDRLDELNAVAQSKLTHLLWSEGSQQLGLRVPDPTGDRPTRPLSPADVDAAHPFHWGFYFHQLLCDRGGFDIVLSHLPRGVVEATQAGFVEQYAALFEQKNVAPSTFLHNRQSVLTIDPDLAQAWAEYRGQFAWLSQYARRCESYPHSSQGAEGVSQSRLYWSRLMLERSLQLLRPGGRCAVVLDPFWAQANSAPLRHWLQRHTNLTTVLDLSNHRGLWPDAPARTTLCALWLHHQGPTQGSPYTAYTKPDCALDSLALEGLLQRLIDLAK, translated from the coding sequence ATGGGCCTGACGGCACAGACTCCTACCCCAGCCTTAGTGGCAGGCTTGCACCAGAGCTGGCAAAAGCTGATTGATGCGCTGGAGCCGTTGCCCGGTGGCCAGCGGCAGCACTATGCGATGGTGCTGCTTACCCGTCTGATTGCCGTGGTAGCGCTACAACAGCGGGGCTACCTGGGAGGCGATGAGTGGTATCTGCACAACCAGTTTGGTCAAAGCCAGCAGCGCGAGCTAGACGGTTTTTTTGCCCAGGTGCTGCAACCTCTGTGTCAGCAAGGCTTTACCCTGCCCTACGAAGAGCGCCCTCCGGCGCTAAACCAGCGATTTGGGCCGCTGCCCTTTGTACCTACAGGGCCGTTTCGGTTCACGGCCCTAGACCAGCGTTGGGGCCATGTGCCGTTACCCGATGCCGCCTTCGAACCGGCGCTTAACTGGCTGGCTGACCTGGCGGCATCGCCAGGGGGGCTAGATGCGGGCCTGGGGGTGCTGCTGGAGCAGATGGTCAATGCCCACGATGGGGTCGCGGTGGCCACGCCAGCCCCCCTGCTGGAGGCACTCTGCGATCGCACCCTCCACGCCACCTTGCTCGACCGGGCCGAGACGCTCACGGGGCATCGTCCTCGGTCTACCGATCGGCTGCTGCAAGCCCTCTCCCCCGCCGAGGCCGGAGCGCTGTTAACCGAGCTGGGGCAACTCACCCTGCTCGATCCCGCCTGTGGATCGGGGCGCTTTTTGGTGGCGGCGCTGCATCAGCTGATGGAGTTAGCCTTGCGGTTGCGGGCGATCGCCACCCGCGACGCTAGCAGCCCTATTCCGGCCTGGGCCAGGCCAGCCCCCAATGGGTCTACGCTGGGTCTTTATCAACACTTTGCCACCCATGCCCTCTACGGCCTTGACCTCTGGCCCCCGGCGGTGGAGCTAGCTCGGCTGTGGCTGTGGCTGGCGGGGGTGCAGCACATTAGTCGGTCGGTCGATCTGGCTACCCTGCCCGACCTCACCCTGACGGTGGTTCAGGGCAATGCCCTGGTGGGCCTGGTACGGGTCGATGACGAACGCTTTGACCAGGTGCCGCCCAAGCGGGGCGCTAAGGCCAAAGCCGCCGAGCCAGAGGCCTCGCTCCAGGGCAATCTGCTTCAGCCGTTGCTGGCCGACAGCTATCAATCGGTGCTGGCCGAGCGGCTGGTGCGGCTAGAGCACTACCGCAGCCAAACCCAGCTGCTAGCCGAGGTGGGCAGCGTGCCCACCTATGCCCAAGCCGACTTTTTGCGCGATCGCCTCGACGAGCTCAATGCCGTTGCCCAGAGCAAGCTCACCCACCTGCTGTGGAGTGAGGGTAGCCAGCAGCTCGGCCTGCGAGTGCCCGACCCAACCGGCGATCGCCCCACCCGACCCCTTAGCCCCGCCGATGTCGATGCCGCCCACCCCTTCCACTGGGGGTTTTACTTTCACCAGCTGCTGTGCGATCGCGGCGGTTTTGATATTGTGCTCAGCCACCTGCCACGCGGGGTGGTAGAGGCGACCCAGGCCGGGTTTGTCGAGCAATACGCCGCCCTGTTTGAGCAAAAAAACGTTGCCCCTTCCACCTTTTTGCACAACCGCCAATCGGTGCTCACCATCGACCCCGATCTCGCCCAGGCCTGGGCCGAGTATCGGGGTCAGTTTGCCTGGCTCAGTCAGTACGCCCGCCGCTGTGAGTCTTACCCTCATAGCAGCCAGGGGGCGGAGGGGGTAAGCCAGAGCCGCCTCTACTGGTCGCGCCTCATGCTTGAGCGCAGCCTTCAGTTGTTGCGGCCCGGCGGTCGCTGTGCAGTGGTGCTCGACCCCTTCTGGGCCCAAGCCAACAGCGCCCCCCTGCGCCACTGGCTGCAACGACACACCAATCTGACCACCGTGCTCGATCTGTCCAATCACCGAGGGTTGTGGCCCGATGCCCCTGCCCGCACCACCCTCTGCGCCCTGTGGCTTCACCACCAGGGGCCAACCCAGGGCAGCCCCTACACCGCCTACACCAAACCCGACTGTGCTCTAGATTCGCTGGCTCTAGAGGGGCTGCTGCAACGCCTGATCGACCTGGCGAAATAG